A DNA window from Helianthus annuus cultivar XRQ/B chromosome 15, HanXRQr2.0-SUNRISE, whole genome shotgun sequence contains the following coding sequences:
- the LOC110911924 gene encoding WUSCHEL-related homeobox 8 isoform X2: MEQDEGNNNNNNGGMFVKVMTDEQMEVLRKQIAIYATICEQLVDLHKSLTSHHDLAGVRLGNIYNDPLVTSGGHKFSGRQRWTPTPVQLQILERLFEQGNGTPSKQKIKEITSELSQHGQISETNVYNWFQNRRARSKRKQQVSAPNNNGESEVETEVESPKPQQNSTSTADDNMCFQNPNACSVDQRAKKVEPVFPSDASSKPAGNVGQMSYYGRMDRIIGKMEVPGSYQSYMQGDEYNMTG, from the exons atggAGCAGGATGAAgggaataataataataataatggagGAATGTTTGTGAAGGTAATGACAGATGAACAAATGGAAGTTCTTCGGAAACAGATTGCGATTTATGCGACTATTTGTGAACAACTTGTTGATTTGCATAAATCACTTACTTCTCATCATGATCTTGCAG GAGTTAGACTCGGGAACATATATAACGACCCGTTGGTAACATCCGGCGGCCACAAATTCTCCGGCCGCCAACGGTGGACCCCAACACCCGTCCAACTTCAGATTCTCGAGCGTCTTTTTGAGCAAGGAAACGGGACGCCAAGCAAacagaaaataaaagaaataacaTCCGAATTATCACAACATGGCCAGATCTCTGAAACAAACGTCTATAACTGGTTCCAAAACCGACGGGCCCGATCCAAGCGTAAGCAACAAGTCTCCGCACCTAATAACAACGGCGAATCTGAAGTTGAAACAGAGGTTGAGTCACCCAAACCTCAGCAGAACTCAACATCAACAGCTGACGATAACATGTGTTTTCAGAATCCAAATGCGTGTTCTGTCGATCAACGGGCTAAAAAAGTTGAGCCCGTTTTCCCGTCTGATGCTAGCTCAAAGCCCGCTGGAAATGTAGGCCAGATGTCATATTATGGAA GAATGGACCGTATAATCGGGAAGATGGAAGTTCCAGGGAGCTACCAATCATATATGCAAGGTGATGAATACAACATGACAGGTTAA
- the LOC110911924 gene encoding WUSCHEL-related homeobox 8 isoform X1: MEQDEGNNNNNNGGMFVKVMTDEQMEVLRKQIAIYATICEQLVDLHKSLTSHHDLAGVRLGNIYNDPLVTSGGHKFSGRQRWTPTPVQLQILERLFEQGNGTPSKQKIKEITSELSQHGQISETNVYNWFQNRRARSKRKQQVSAPNNNGESEVETEVESPKPQQNSTSTADDNMCFQNPNACSVDQRAKKVEPVFPSDASSKPAGNVGQMSYYGSMLSNPRMDRIIGKMEVPGSYQSYMQGDEYNMTG; the protein is encoded by the exons atggAGCAGGATGAAgggaataataataataataatggagGAATGTTTGTGAAGGTAATGACAGATGAACAAATGGAAGTTCTTCGGAAACAGATTGCGATTTATGCGACTATTTGTGAACAACTTGTTGATTTGCATAAATCACTTACTTCTCATCATGATCTTGCAG GAGTTAGACTCGGGAACATATATAACGACCCGTTGGTAACATCCGGCGGCCACAAATTCTCCGGCCGCCAACGGTGGACCCCAACACCCGTCCAACTTCAGATTCTCGAGCGTCTTTTTGAGCAAGGAAACGGGACGCCAAGCAAacagaaaataaaagaaataacaTCCGAATTATCACAACATGGCCAGATCTCTGAAACAAACGTCTATAACTGGTTCCAAAACCGACGGGCCCGATCCAAGCGTAAGCAACAAGTCTCCGCACCTAATAACAACGGCGAATCTGAAGTTGAAACAGAGGTTGAGTCACCCAAACCTCAGCAGAACTCAACATCAACAGCTGACGATAACATGTGTTTTCAGAATCCAAATGCGTGTTCTGTCGATCAACGGGCTAAAAAAGTTGAGCCCGTTTTCCCGTCTGATGCTAGCTCAAAGCCCGCTGGAAATGTAGGCCAGATGTCATATTATGGAAGTATGTTATCAAATCCAA GAATGGACCGTATAATCGGGAAGATGGAAGTTCCAGGGAGCTACCAATCATATATGCAAGGTGATGAATACAACATGACAGGTTAA